A region of the Corynebacterium endometrii genome:
GTGGGACGGCGACAAGAATGTAGGCGGCCATGCCTGAGGGTGATTCCGTCCTCCAATTAGCCCAGCGCCTGCAATTTATGTCCGGCCGGGAGGTCACACAGACCTCCGTGCGCGTGCCCCGATACGCGCTGGCCAATTTCGACGGGCTAACGTGCGAACGCGTCTGGCCCTACGGCAAGCACCTGTTCATGCAATTCGGAGAGGAAATTCTCCACACCCACCTGAAAATGGAGGGAACCTGGGCCATCCACTACGCCGGGGATAGGTGGCGCAAGCCCGGTCACTCGGCCCGAGTGGTACTCCGGCTGGCGCACCAGCCCCGCGATATCGAGGTGGTGGGCCATTGGTTGGGCATGGTGGAGGTCTATCCGCTGTCTCATTATTGGGACCGCATAGGCCACCTTGGCCCCGATATCCTGGCCGATGACTGGGATGAATGGGGCCGGCAAGAAGCGCTTTCGCGGCTTCTTGAACGCCCCGAACGTTCCATCGGCGCCGCGTTGCTCGATCAGAAGATAGTGGCAGGTATAGGCAACGAATATCGCGCAGAGGCATGCTTTATTGCGGGGGTCCACCCCGCCGCGAACGTTGGGGACGTGGACGCAGAGAGAATCCTAGACATCAGCCGCAAAATCATGTGGGCCA
Encoded here:
- a CDS encoding DNA-formamidopyrimidine glycosylase family protein, whose amino-acid sequence is MPEGDSVLQLAQRLQFMSGREVTQTSVRVPRYALANFDGLTCERVWPYGKHLFMQFGEEILHTHLKMEGTWAIHYAGDRWRKPGHSARVVLRLAHQPRDIEVVGHWLGMVEVYPLSHYWDRIGHLGPDILADDWDEWGRQEALSRLLERPERSIGAALLDQKIVAGIGNEYRAEACFIAGVHPAANVGDVDAERILDISRKIMWANRNSPIRVTTGVKRAGETSYVFGRYRRPCRRCGEKIEKSVLGGVDAGGDEGELERIIWWCPHCQPAPEGYVPLPVDF